The following proteins are encoded in a genomic region of Bubalus kerabau isolate K-KA32 ecotype Philippines breed swamp buffalo chromosome 13, PCC_UOA_SB_1v2, whole genome shotgun sequence:
- the LOC129625133 gene encoding NADH dehydrogenase [ubiquinone] 1 alpha subcomplex subunit 1-like — translation MWFEVLPRIAVMGVCLFIPGMATARIHRFSNGGKEKRVAHYPYQWYLMERDRRVSGVNRSYVSKGLENTD, via the coding sequence ATGTGGTTCGAGGTTCTTCCCAGGATCGCCGTTATGGGCGTGTGCTTGTTCATCCCGGGAATGGCCACCGCGCGCATCCACAGGTTCAGTAACGGGGGCAAGGAAAAAAGGGTTGCCCATTATCCATATCAGTGGTATTTGATGGAAAGAGATAGGCGCGTCTCTGGAGTAAACCGTTCCTATGTGTCAAAGGGTTTGGAGAACACTGATTAA